CACCCGCGCCATGCCCGCCGCCAGCGGCGGAATCCCGGAGAGGGTGAAGCGGGCGAGGCTGCGGTTGTCCTGCACCAGCTCGCGCTCGCCCTGCACCACGTGCACGTCCAGGCCCGTCTGCCCGTCCTTGAAGGTGGTGAAGACCTGGGCCGCCGCGGTGGGGATGCCGGAGTTGCGCTGGATGAGCTTCTCGGTGATTCCGCCCATCGTCTCCAGCCCGAGCGACAGCGGAATCACGTCCAGCAGCAGCACCTCGTCCTGCCGGTCCGCGTTGGTGAGCAGGTCCGCCTGCACCGCCGCGCCCAGCGCCACCACCTGGTCCGGGTCGATGTCGCCCAGCGGCTCGCGGCCGAACAGCTCCGCCACGTACCGCCGCACCGCCGGCACGCGCGTGGCGCCGCCCACGAGAATCACGCCGTCCAGCTCGCCCACCGCCACGCCCGCGTCCTTCAGCGCCCGGCGGCACACCAGCCCCGTCTTCTGCACCAGCGGCTGAATCCACGCGTCGAAGTCCGCGCGCTTCACGACCTGCGAGTGGCCGCCGACGCTGAGCGTCACCTCGGGCGCGTCGGTGAGCGCCTCCTTCGCCTTGCGCGAGGCGGCCAGCACCTCCGCCACCAGCGAGGGCGCGGGCTGCGTCGCGCCCATCGCCTGGAGGACGCGCTCGGCAATCGCGCGGTCGAAGTCGTCGCCGCCCAGCGCGGAGTCGCCGCCGGTGGACTTCACCTCGAAGACGCCGTCCACCAGCTTGAGGATGGACACGTCGAAGGTGCCGCCGCCCAAATCATAGACGGCGAAGGTGCCCTGGCTGCCCTTGTCCAGGCCGTAGGCCAGCGCGGCGGCGGTGGGCTCGTTGAGCAGCCGCAGCACCTCCAGCCCGGCCAGCCGGCCCGCGTCCTTGGTGGCCTGGCGCTGGGCGTCGTCGAAGTAGGCGGGCACGGTGATGACCGCCTGCTCCACCTTGGTGGAGAAGTGCGCTTCGGCGCGGCGCTTGAGGGCGCGCAGCACCTCGCCGGAGACCTCGATGGGCGTCACGGGCGTGCCGCCGGCCACCTGGAAGCGCACCACCTTGCCGCCGGGGACGAACGCGTAGTGCCCCAGCTTGCGCGTCTCCGCGTCGTCGGGGCTGCGGCCCATGAAGCGCTTCACGGAGGCGATGGTGTCGTTGGGGTGCTCGGGCGCCAGGCGCCGGGCGCGCGCGCCGACCAGCACGCCGCCGTCCTTCCCGTAGTGCACCACGGAGGGCAGCAGCAGCGAGTCCCCCTCGTCCACCGGGACGCAGCGGGGCTTGCCCTGCACCACCGACGCGACGAGTGAGTTGGTGGTGCCCAGGTCGATGCCCACCGCCTGCCCCTTGGGCTTCAGCGGGTCGTGGATCTGCAGGTAGCCATTCTTGCTCACGACAGACTCTCCTCCTCGAACGCGTCCACCTGCTCGAGGAAGCGCGTGAAGTAGCGCACCCGCCCCAGCGCGTGCGATGCCTTTTTCACCAGGACCTGCCCGCCGTCCGCGGCGGCCCCACCTTCCAGGGCGCGCAGGGCGCCGGCCGCCTCGCCGAGCGCCGCCTGGTGGCGGGCCCGGACGTCGGTGGCCATGGCCTGCACGCGCGCCAGGTCCTTCTTCTCCATGGCCGCGTCCAGCGCCTCGCGCAGCTCCATGACCTCCTCCAGGAACTCCAGCGGCATGTCCTTCTGGGCGCCCGCGTCCTCGCGGTCCAGGTCGATGCCGTGCAGCTTGAGGAGGTAGAAGGCGCGGCGCACCGGGTCCTTCAGCGTCTTGTAGGCCTCGTTGAGGGCGGTGGTGCCCTCCAGCGCCTTGAGCCGCTCGCGCGCGTCCGCCTGGGCCACCCGGTCCGGGTGCAGCTTCAGGGACAGCTCGCGGTGCTGCTTCTCCAGCGCGGGCACGTCCACGTCATAGGCGCGCGGCAGCCCGAAGACGTCGAAGTGGGTCCTCACAGGGTGTCTCTCCAGGAAGGGGACAAACGAAAAGGGCCCGGCGGCTGGCCGGGCCCCGCGTGGCGGTGGCTCCACCCGGGGAGGGGCGGAGCGCACGGCCGACTCAGACGGAGAAGCTCTCTCCGCAGCCGCAGGCGGCCTTGATGTTGGGGTTGTTCAGCTTGAACCCCGAGGCCATCAGCGTCTGCTCGAACACCAGCTCCGTGCCGATGAGGTACAGGTAGCTCTTCGGGTCGACGAAGACGCGCACGCCGTCCTTCTCGAAGACCTTGTCGCGCTCGCGGCTCTTCTCCGACCACTCCATGGAGTACTGGAGGCCCGAGCACCCGCCGCCCTTCACGGCCAGCCGCAAGCCGGCCTCGGGCGTCTGGCGCTGCTCCAGCAGCTCCTTCAGCCGGGCCACCGCGCTGTCCGCGATGGTGATGCCCTTCGGGGCGGGCTTCGCCGCGGGCGCGGGGGCAGGCGCCTGGCTCTGCGTCGTCTCCTGGGTCGCCTGCTCGTTCATGGTTCCGTCTCCCGTCCCGCCTGCCGTCGTCAGGACGCCTTGGCCTGGCGCGCGGCGCGCTTCTTCTTGAAGTCCTCGATGGCCGCCTTGATGGCGTCCTCGGCCAGCACGGAGCAGTGGATCTTCACCGGCGGCAGGGACAGCTCGCGGGCCACGTCCTTGTTGGAGATGGTCATCGCCTCGTCCACCGTCTTGCCCTTCACCCACTCGGTGACGAGCGACGAGGACGCAATGGCGGAGCCACAGCCGAAGGTCTTGAACCGGGCGTCCTGGATGGTGCCGTCGTCGGAGATCTTCAGCTGCAGGCGCATCACGTCACCGCAGGCGGGCGCGCCCACCAGGCCGGTGCCCACGTTCGGGTCTTCCTTGTCCATCGTCCCGACGTTGCGGGGGTTCTCGTAGTGGTCGATGACCTTGTCGCTGTAAGCCATATCGACTCCTTCAACGGATGCTTCGCACCAAAGGTTCCGAAGGGCAATGCCCCCCGGGCGAGAGGCCAGGGGCCCCCCTGTATGCCTGGAAAGACGGGCTAATGCGCCGTCCACTCAATGGACTTCAGGTCGATGCCTTCCTTGGCCATCTCGTAGAGGGGGCTCATGTCCCTCAGCTTGCGGACCTTGTCCACCACCAGCTTGACCACGTAGTCCACTTCCTCCACCGTGGTGAAGCGGCCCAGGCCGAAGCGGATGGAGCTGTGCGCCAGCTCCTCGTCCACGCCCAGGGCGCGCAGCACGTAGGACGGCTCCAGCGAGGCGGACGTGCACGCGGACCCGGAGGACACGGCCACGTCCTTGATGCCCATCATCAGGGACTCGCCCTCGGCGTGGGCGAAGGAGATGTTGAGGTTGCCCGGCAGCCGGTGCTCCATGGAGCCGTTGATGACCGTCATGTCGAGCGCGTCCGTCAGCCCCTTCCGCAGCCGCTCGCGCAGGGCGAGGATGCGGGCGCCCTCCTCGGGCAGCTCCTTGCGGGCGATTTCCGCCGCCGCGCCGAAGCCGACGATGGCCGCCACGTTGAGGGTGCCCGAGCGCATGCCGCGCTCGTGGCCGCCGCCGTCGATGATGGGGGCGATGCGCACGCGGGGCTTGCGCCGCACGTACAGCGCGCCCACGCCCTTGGGGCCGTACATCTTGTGCGCGGTGATAGACGCCAGGTCCACCTTCATGGCCTCCACGTCGAAGGGCACCTTGCCGATGCCCTGCACCGCGTCGCAGTGGAAGAGCACGCCCTTCTCACGGCAGAGGGCGCCAATCTCCGCGACGGGCTGCACGGTGCCAATCTCGTTGTTGGCGAACATGATGGAGACGAGCACCGTCTTCGGCGTCATCGCCGCGGCCAGCTTCTCCAGGCTCACCCGGCCGTCCTGCTCCACGTCCAGGTAGGTGACGCGCGCGCCGCCGGTGGGGCGCTCCGCCCACTTCTGGTAGACGGCGTCGTTCTCCACGTCGTACTTCGCCGCCAGCTCGGCCAGGTTGTCCTCGGTGACCTCCTGCTCGGCCAGCTGGGACAGGCGCAGCGCCTTCAGCTCGTCCAGCCGCTCCTGGCGCACGCGCTCCAGGCGCTTGCAGGTGTCCAGGACGGCCTTGTGCTCCGTCTTCAGGGTGATGATGTGGTCACCCTTCGACTTGTAGAACTCGATGGCGCCCTTGATGGCCAGGTTGTCGGACTCGGTGGCGCCCGAGGTGAAGACGATCTCCTGCTCGGACGCGCCGATGAGCTCGGCCACCTGCTGGCGCGCCTTCTTCACCGCCGCCTCGGCCTTCCAGCCGAACACGTGGTTGCGGCTGGCCGCGTTGCCGAAGTCCTCGCGCAGGTAGGGCAGCATGACCTCCAGCACCCGCGGGTCCAGCGGCGTGGTGGCGTGGTAGTCCATGTAGATCGGCAGCTTCACCATTGCTTCCAACACCTTCCTGTAGGGGGCTCTACCGGCCCCCGCGCCCCGGCGCCATCCAGGAGGCGCGCCGCAGGGGTCATACACCGTCACACATGAATGTGGACCGGACTGGTCAAATATAAAAAGGGGTGCCCTCGGGTCAAGCGAACATAAGGGAGACGCGAGACCTGGGAGATGCGCCCCATGAGGCGGGGTTTCGCTCCGGACTGGCGCCGTCAGTAGGGAACGCCGCGCCGTCGTGGATCACTCCGGGTGCGCCGTCCTGGGGCAGGGTGCACTGGAATGGCGCGGCCCTTTCGCTCAAAGGCCTGATTTCCCGGTGGGCCCTGCCTTGGCCGGCTGCCTGCACAGGGGGAGGTGCGCAAGGGAGGCAGGCATGAGCGCGAACACGAAGCAGGCGGCCAGGTCGAAGGAGTCCCCGGAGTCCGGTGAGCGGGCGCCACTCGTCCGTGTAGAGGGCGGAGGGGGCGGCGGACGGCTGGAGCAGCCGCGCCATGTGGACGGCTGGCGCACGGGCAAGCCGGTGGAGGACCCGGAGAAGATGAAGCGCTGGGGCCTGGTGACGGCGCGGCCGAGCGAGTTCCTCGTCCACATGCGCCGCGGCCGGGTGCGCGAGGTCAGCGGCCAGGGCGCCAGCTGCTTCAAGCTGCCGGGTGACTCGGTGGCCATCGTCCCCACCAGCATCCAGCGGCTGCAGTTCACCGCGGACCAGGTGACGAACGAGAAGGTCGGCGTGCAGGTGACGGGCCTCGCGGTGTACCGCATCGCGGACCCGCTGGTGGCCTTCCGCATGCTCAACTTCTCCTTCCCGGAGCGGGCGCAGGAGAAGCTGGCGGAGCTGCTGCGGGAGATGTTCGTGGGCGCGGCGCGGCGCCTCGTGGCGAACATGTCGGTGGAGGAGTGCCTCTCCAAGCGCAAGGAGGGCATCGCCGCGGAGCTGATGCGGGAAATCGCTCCGGTGGTGGCGGGCCGGGGCAAGCTGGAGGACCAGTCCGACGCGGGCTGGGGCGTCATCCTCGACACGATTGAAATCCAGGACGTGCGCGTCCTGTCGTCCACCGTCTTCGAGAACATGCAGGCGCGCTTCCGCCGCGAGCAGGAGCGGCAGGCGCGTGAGGCGGAGCTGGCCAAGGAGCGCTTCGTCCACCGCGAGGAGACGGAGGCCGAGCGGCAGCTGAGCCTGCAGCGGCTGTCCGCCGAGGAGGAGGTGCGCCAGAAGCGGCAGGTGGCGGACGAGCAGGCCCGGCTGGAGGCGCTGGCGGTGGAGGCGCGCGTGGCCGAGGCGAAGCTCGCCCAGGAGCGCACGCTGAAGCAGGAGCAGGCCACGGTGGAGCGCGAGGTGGCGCTGACCAAGCTGGCCGCGGAGCAGGAGGTCCGCCAGAAGAAGCAGGTCTCCGACGAGCAGGCCAAGCTGGAGACGCTGGCCGCCGAGGCGCGCCTGGCCGAGGCGAAGATTGTCTCCGAGCGCGCGCTGTCCACCAGCCGCGCGCAGGTGGAGATGGAGAAGCTGCAGCGCGAGCAGGAGGCGGAGGCCGCCCGCCAGCGCATGGAGCTGGAGCGGCTGAAGCGCGAGCAGGAAGCGGACGTGGGCCAGGCGAAGCTGGAGCTGGAGAAGCTCAAGCTGGCGCAGGAGGCGGAGGCCGCGCAGGCGAAGGTGGAGCTGGTCCGGCTGCAGCGCGCGCAGGAGGCGGAGGCCGCGAAGTCGCAGATGGAGCTGGCGCGCCAGCAGCGCGAGGCGGAGCTGGCGCTGGCCCGGCAGGAGCGCGAGCAGCAGCTGGAGCTGGCGCGGCTGCAGCGGGAGCAGGAGGCGGAGGCCACCAAGGCGCGCATGGAGCTGGCGCGCCAGCAGCGCGAGCAGGAAGTCGAGCTGGCGGCGCAGCAGCACGCGCAGGAGTTCGCGCTGGAGAAGCAGCGGCGCGAGCAGGAGCTGCTGCTGGAGAAGCAGAAGCGTGACCAGGAGGTGGACCTGGCGCGGCTCCGGGCCGAGCAGGAGGCGGACGCGGAGAAGAGCCGCATGGTGCTGGAGCGCATGCGCCGCGAGCAGGAGCAGGCCACGGCGCGGCACGAGGCCCTGCTCGCCGAGCACCAGCAGGAGGCGGAGCGGCTCCATGCCGAGCTCCAGGTGGTGCAGGCCCGCAGGTCCATCGTCGAGACGGAGGTGGCCATCGCCGAGCTGCGCGCGCGCAAGGACCGGGCGCACCAGGAGCTGGAGCTGGGCAAGGCGCGCGCGCTGCGCGACATCGAGAACAGCGTGAGCGCGGAGGTCATCCAGATGACCCTGGCGCAGCAGCTGCCCCAGGTGGCCGCGGCCTTCCAGCAGAAGATGGGCGAGGTGCACGTCACCGCGGTGGATGGTGCGAATCCGTTTGGCTACATCGCCGCCGCCGTGGAAGGCGTCATGGGCCTGGCGCGCTCCGCCGGGCTGAAGACGCCTGCTTCCTCGGTTGCTCCCACGGCGCAGTAGCCCGTAGCCCCGGGCCTGCGTATAGAAGGAGGGCCCCCGGGGAATACGGAGCAAAAGCGCGATGGACGCAAGGAAGCTGGGAGTGTTGGCCGTGCTGGCCGGTGTCGCGGTGGCCGTGGTTCCCTGGCTGCTGCCCACCGGCCCCAATGCCGGCCTGGACGCCGCCCGGTTCCTGGAGTCGGGCAGCCTGGCGGTGGGCGCCGCGGTGGTGTTCGCCGGTGGGCTGCTCACCGCCCTGACGCCCTGCGTCTACCCGCTCATCCCCATCACCGTGTCCGTCTTCGGCGCGCGGAAGGCGGAGGGACGGGGGAAGGCGCTGCTGCTCACCTCGTCCTACATCGTGGGCATGGGGGTGGTGTTCAGCGCGCTGGGAATCCTGGCGGCGAAGACGGGGCAGGCCTTCGGCGCGCTGCTGGGGCACCCGGCGGTGGTGACGGGGCTGGCGGTGTTCCTGCTGCTGCTGGCCACGTCCATGTTCGGGGCCTTCGAGCTGGCGCTGCCCTCGTCGCTGCAGACGAAGCTGAACTCGGTGGGCGGCAGCGGCGTGGCGGGCGCGTTCCTCATGGGCAGCGTGTCCGGCTTCCTCGCGGCGCCGTGCACCGGGCCGGTGCTGACGGGCCTGCTGGCCTTCGTGGCGAAGACGGCCAATACGACATTGGGCGCGGTGCTGCTGTTCATCTACGCGCTGGGCATCGGCGTGCCGTTCTTCCTCATCGGCGTCTTCACCGTGCGGCTGCCTCGCGGCGGCGTGTGGATGGAGTGGGTGAAGAGCGTGCTGGGCATCATGCTGGTGGCGCTGGCCTTCAACTACCTGAAGGACGCCTTCCCCTGGGCCCGGGACACGGTGAAGGGGCTGGGCGCGCAGGTGGGGCAGCTGCCCGGCGCGGCGCTCGCCGCGGCGCTGGCGGTGGTGGGCGTGCTGGTGGGCGCGGTGCATCGCTCGTTCAAGGAAGGGACGCGGGACTTCTCGCTGAAGGCGCTGGGCGTGGCGCTGGTGGTGGTGGCGCTGGTGCTGCGCGGCGGCGCGCTGGACGCGGGGCCGGTGGGCGCGCTGTGGGTGCGCCTGGGGCTGGCCGAGCCGCCGCGCGCGCCGTCGTGGCAGTGGCACCACGTCATGCCCGCGAAGCAGGCCACCTTCTCGCCGGAGGAGTTCGACAAGGTGCTCGCCCAGGCGAAGGCGGACGGGCGGCCGGTGCTCATCGACTTCTTCGCGGACTGGTGCGCGGCCTGCAAGGAGCTGGACCGCGAGACGTACCCCGCGCCGGAGGTCATCTCCACGGCGGACGAGGGGCAGTTCCTCAACATCAAGATTGACGCTACGAATGCCGAGGACGCGCTCGACGCGCTGATGGAGCGCTTCGGCGTGGAGGGCCTGCCCACGGTGGCCTTCGTGTCGCCCCAGGGCGAGGTGCTCACCAGGCCGCGCGTCACCGGCTTCCTGGAGCCCAGCCCGTTCGCCGCGGAGATGAAGAAGGCGCGCTGCACCGACGGGAAGACCTGCTGAGCCTCAGTCTCCGTCGTCCTCGTCGCAGCCGGGCATGGCGAGCCGGCCGCGGCTCATCATCACCCGGTCAATCATCACCTCGTGCAGCGCATAGAGGGGGCGGGCCACGTCCTCGCCCTCCAGGTGCGCCAGCGCGCCGGCGATGGCCTCCAGGGTGGACATGCCGTCCGGGTGCGGCGGACGGCGCAGGCGGCGGGTGTCCGGCAGGGGCGGCGGCAGCTTCAGCCCCGGCAGCCTGCGCAGGGCGGGAACCCGCTGCACCATGCGCCGTGCCTGGCCCCAGCTCCCGTCCAGGACGATGAGCCGCGCTGGCAGCGGCGCGTCCGGCGCGGGGGACTGCTGCGCGTCCGGGAAGAGCAGCCAGGTGCCGGGCGCGTCCAGCACCGAGGCGTCGAACGGCACGCCCGGCGAGCCGTAGGAGACGATGCGGCAGCGGGGCAGGGCGAGCGCCGCCATGCGCGCGGTGTTGGTCGACTTCAGCGTCTCCTTGTGGTGGCGGATGACGACCAGCTCCGTGCGCGTGGGGAGGCAGGGAAGCTCGGCGCACAGACACAGGAGGGTGGGCAGGAAGCAGCGCGGGCAGCGGCCAGCGAGGTCCTCGGGGGTTCTAGAC
Above is a window of Pyxidicoccus xibeiensis DNA encoding:
- the hscA gene encoding Fe-S protein assembly chaperone HscA, with protein sequence MSKNGYLQIHDPLKPKGQAVGIDLGTTNSLVASVVQGKPRCVPVDEGDSLLLPSVVHYGKDGGVLVGARARRLAPEHPNDTIASVKRFMGRSPDDAETRKLGHYAFVPGGKVVRFQVAGGTPVTPIEVSGEVLRALKRRAEAHFSTKVEQAVITVPAYFDDAQRQATKDAGRLAGLEVLRLLNEPTAAALAYGLDKGSQGTFAVYDLGGGTFDVSILKLVDGVFEVKSTGGDSALGGDDFDRAIAERVLQAMGATQPAPSLVAEVLAASRKAKEALTDAPEVTLSVGGHSQVVKRADFDAWIQPLVQKTGLVCRRALKDAGVAVGELDGVILVGGATRVPAVRRYVAELFGREPLGDIDPDQVVALGAAVQADLLTNADRQDEVLLLDVIPLSLGLETMGGITEKLIQRNSGIPTAAAQVFTTFKDGQTGLDVHVVQGERELVQDNRSLARFTLSGIPPLAAGMARVEVRFQVDADGILSVSAKEQSTGTSQTITVKPSHGLTDEEIEQMLLDSIDHAEEDIQARQVREQRVDAERVLAEADRQLREHGSLLEEGERAVIDAGLARVRELMKGEDHLQLKEAVHALDEASRPFIERVMNQAISQVVAGHSVEEY
- the hscB gene encoding Fe-S protein assembly co-chaperone HscB — encoded protein: MRTHFDVFGLPRAYDVDVPALEKQHRELSLKLHPDRVAQADARERLKALEGTTALNEAYKTLKDPVRRAFYLLKLHGIDLDREDAGAQKDMPLEFLEEVMELREALDAAMEKKDLARVQAMATDVRARHQAALGEAAGALRALEGGAAADGGQVLVKKASHALGRVRYFTRFLEQVDAFEEESLS
- a CDS encoding HesB/IscA family protein → MNEQATQETTQSQAPAPAPAAKPAPKGITIADSAVARLKELLEQRQTPEAGLRLAVKGGGCSGLQYSMEWSEKSRERDKVFEKDGVRVFVDPKSYLYLIGTELVFEQTLMASGFKLNNPNIKAACGCGESFSV
- the iscU gene encoding Fe-S cluster assembly scaffold IscU; the encoded protein is MAYSDKVIDHYENPRNVGTMDKEDPNVGTGLVGAPACGDVMRLQLKISDDGTIQDARFKTFGCGSAIASSSLVTEWVKGKTVDEAMTISNKDVARELSLPPVKIHCSVLAEDAIKAAIEDFKKKRAARQAKAS
- a CDS encoding IscS subfamily cysteine desulfurase — protein: MKLPIYMDYHATTPLDPRVLEVMLPYLREDFGNAASRNHVFGWKAEAAVKKARQQVAELIGASEQEIVFTSGATESDNLAIKGAIEFYKSKGDHIITLKTEHKAVLDTCKRLERVRQERLDELKALRLSQLAEQEVTEDNLAELAAKYDVENDAVYQKWAERPTGGARVTYLDVEQDGRVSLEKLAAAMTPKTVLVSIMFANNEIGTVQPVAEIGALCREKGVLFHCDAVQGIGKVPFDVEAMKVDLASITAHKMYGPKGVGALYVRRKPRVRIAPIIDGGGHERGMRSGTLNVAAIVGFGAAAEIARKELPEEGARILALRERLRKGLTDALDMTVINGSMEHRLPGNLNISFAHAEGESLMMGIKDVAVSSGSACTSASLEPSYVLRALGVDEELAHSSIRFGLGRFTTVEEVDYVVKLVVDKVRKLRDMSPLYEMAKEGIDLKSIEWTAH
- a CDS encoding SPFH domain-containing protein: MSANTKQAARSKESPESGERAPLVRVEGGGGGGRLEQPRHVDGWRTGKPVEDPEKMKRWGLVTARPSEFLVHMRRGRVREVSGQGASCFKLPGDSVAIVPTSIQRLQFTADQVTNEKVGVQVTGLAVYRIADPLVAFRMLNFSFPERAQEKLAELLREMFVGAARRLVANMSVEECLSKRKEGIAAELMREIAPVVAGRGKLEDQSDAGWGVILDTIEIQDVRVLSSTVFENMQARFRREQERQAREAELAKERFVHREETEAERQLSLQRLSAEEEVRQKRQVADEQARLEALAVEARVAEAKLAQERTLKQEQATVEREVALTKLAAEQEVRQKKQVSDEQAKLETLAAEARLAEAKIVSERALSTSRAQVEMEKLQREQEAEAARQRMELERLKREQEADVGQAKLELEKLKLAQEAEAAQAKVELVRLQRAQEAEAAKSQMELARQQREAELALARQEREQQLELARLQREQEAEATKARMELARQQREQEVELAAQQHAQEFALEKQRREQELLLEKQKRDQEVDLARLRAEQEADAEKSRMVLERMRREQEQATARHEALLAEHQQEAERLHAELQVVQARRSIVETEVAIAELRARKDRAHQELELGKARALRDIENSVSAEVIQMTLAQQLPQVAAAFQQKMGEVHVTAVDGANPFGYIAAAVEGVMGLARSAGLKTPASSVAPTAQ
- a CDS encoding protein-disulfide reductase DsbD family protein — encoded protein: MDARKLGVLAVLAGVAVAVVPWLLPTGPNAGLDAARFLESGSLAVGAAVVFAGGLLTALTPCVYPLIPITVSVFGARKAEGRGKALLLTSSYIVGMGVVFSALGILAAKTGQAFGALLGHPAVVTGLAVFLLLLATSMFGAFELALPSSLQTKLNSVGGSGVAGAFLMGSVSGFLAAPCTGPVLTGLLAFVAKTANTTLGAVLLFIYALGIGVPFFLIGVFTVRLPRGGVWMEWVKSVLGIMLVALAFNYLKDAFPWARDTVKGLGAQVGQLPGAALAAALAVVGVLVGAVHRSFKEGTRDFSLKALGVALVVVALVLRGGALDAGPVGALWVRLGLAEPPRAPSWQWHHVMPAKQATFSPEEFDKVLAQAKADGRPVLIDFFADWCAACKELDRETYPAPEVISTADEGQFLNIKIDATNAEDALDALMERFGVEGLPTVAFVSPQGEVLTRPRVTGFLEPSPFAAEMKKARCTDGKTC
- a CDS encoding tRNA-uridine aminocarboxypropyltransferase, coding for MRSRTPEDLAGRCPRCFLPTLLCLCAELPCLPTRTELVVIRHHKETLKSTNTARMAALALPRCRIVSYGSPGVPFDASVLDAPGTWLLFPDAQQSPAPDAPLPARLIVLDGSWGQARRMVQRVPALRRLPGLKLPPPLPDTRRLRRPPHPDGMSTLEAIAGALAHLEGEDVARPLYALHEVMIDRVMMSRGRLAMPGCDEDDGD